A DNA window from Brassica napus cultivar Da-Ae chromosome A4, Da-Ae, whole genome shotgun sequence contains the following coding sequences:
- the LOC106444926 gene encoding guanine nucleotide-binding protein subunit gamma 1-like: MEEAASVGDAHARGKHMILAELGRVEQEVRFLEKKLEELGQTDSVSTQCEELLCVIEKSPDPLLPLTKGPLNLGWDRWFEAPNGGERCRCFIL; this comes from the exons ATGGAGGAAGCTGCTTCTGTGGGCGATGCACATGCACGGGGGAAGCACATGATCCTTGCGGAGCTTGGTCGTGTGGAACAGGAAGTCAGATTCTTGGAG AAAAAGTTGGAAGAGCTCGGCCAGACAGATAGTGTATCAACCCAGTGTGAGGA GCTGCTTTGTGTCATCGAGAAATCACCTGACCCTCTCTTGCCACT GACCAAGGGACCTTTGAACTTAGGATGGGACCGGTGGTTTGAAGCACCAAATGGGGGAGAACGCTGCAGATGCTTTATACTTTGA
- the LOC106444923 gene encoding peptidyl-prolyl cis-trans isomerase CYP63: protein MSSSKKKNPTVFLDVSIGGDPLERIVIELFAHLVPKTAENFRALCTGEAGLGKTTSKPLHFKGSSFHRVIKGFMAQGGDFSNGNGTGGESIYGGKFPDENFELDHEEGGVLSMANCGPNTNGSQFFILFKRQPHLDGKHVVFGKVVKGMEVVKKMELVGTSDGKPTSNVKIIDCGEVSQLKGEDAAEKDKGKLKKSSKDSREKRTKRKRRYSSSSDSYSSSSESDSESETDSSSYESSSSSDGKRRKRRSTKRHKGRRGERKIKGRKGKKNARGDRPPQRRNKDSSSDTESSNSDDERMGHEKAKKSKKAKDGVPVRNAADSSPAEKKFSGDKPDSLLNENELVGNGKATKVDNQRADSVKSRSMSPVSRRGQNSRSKSPASRSPVRDVGNRSTSPRERKSSKSPSPNGEPKRIRKGRGFTERYSFARKYRTPSPERSPPRRWPERRSFQDRNTDRYPSNRSYSERSPRRRFRSPPRRRSPPRYNRRRRSISRSPDGQRRGLRESQSPSHRSPRKRQPISQDLKSRLGPQRSPAESLSASPSTSPSGQRGLVSYAD from the exons CTTTTTGCTCATCTTGTCCCCAAGACTGCCGAGAACTTTCGTGCCCTCTGCACAG GTGAGGCAGGCCTTGGCAAGACCACTAGCAAGCCTCTACATTTCAAAGGATCATCTTTCCATCGAGTCATCAAAGGATTCATGGCCCAA GGTGGTGATTTTTCTAATGGAAATG GCACCGGCGGTGAGAGCATCTATGGTGGGAAGTTTCCAG ATGAGAACTTTGAACTGGACCATGAAGAAGGTGGAGTCCTTTCGATGGCAAATTGTGGCCCAAACACCAACGGGTCACAGTTTTTTATCCTTTTCAAACGCCAGCCTCATCTCGATGG GAAGCATGTTGTATTTGGGAAAGTCGTTAAGGGAATGGAAGTTGTCAAGAAAATGGAGCTCGTAGGGACGAGTGATGGTAAACCAACCAGCAATGTCAAAATAATTGACTGTGGCGAAGTGTCTCAGTTAAAAGGCGAGGATGCTGCTGAGAAAGATAAAG GGAAATTGAAAAAATCTAGCAAAGACTCACGGGAGAAGAGGACTAAGCGAAAAAGAAGATACTCGTCTTCGTCAGATTCATACAGCTCAAGTTCTGAATCAGATTCTGAATCAGAAACAGATTCATCCTCGTATGAGTCTAGTTCTTCCAGTGATGGGAAGCGTAGGAAGAGGAGGTCAACAAAGAGACACAAAGGCCGACGCGGGGAAAGAAAGATCAAAGGACGAAAGGGGAAAAAGAATGCTCGAGGAGATAGACCACCTCAACGCAG aaacaAGGATAGTTCAAGTGACACCGAGAGTAGCAATTCTGATGATGAGAGAATGGGCCACGAAAAGGCCAAAAAGTCAAAGAAAGCTAAAG ATGGTGTGCCTGTAAGGAATGCTGCTGATTCTAGTCCTGCGGAGAAGAAATTTTCGGGGGACAAACCAGATTCTCTTCTGAATGAAAATGAACTTGTAGGAAATGGAAAAGCCACCAAAGTTGATAATCAACGTGCGGACTCGGTGAAATCAAG GAGTATGAGCCCAGTTTCTAGAAGAGGTCAAAACAGTAGGAGCAAAAGTCCTGCTAGTAGGAGCCCTGTGAGAGATGTTGGAAATAGGAGCACAAGTCCTCGCGAGAGGAAATCTTCAAAAAGCCCATCTCCAAATGGTGAGCCCAAGCGCATCCGAAAGGGGCGTGGGTTCACAGAACGTTATTCATTTGCTCGGAAGTACCGTACACCATCTCCTGAGCGTTCCCCTCCTCGGCGCTGGCCTGAGAGAAGAAGCTTTCAGGACAGGAACACGGACAG GTATCCAAGCAACAGGAGTTACTCTGAACGCTCGCCTAGACGACGCTTTAGGAGCCCACCCAGGAGAAGGAGCCCTCCAAG GTACAACCGGAGGAGAAGAAGCATTTCACGGAGTCCAGATGGGCAGCGCAGAGGTTTGAGAGAGAGCCAAAGTCCAAGTCATCGTAGCCCCAGAAAGAGGCAGCCAATTAGCCAAGACCTTAAATCCCGTCTGGGGCCACAAAGGTCTCCTGCAGAATCGCTCAGCGCTTCGCCCTCAACCTCCCCATCGGGACAGAGAGGTTTGGTTAGCTATGCAGATTGA